In one Rhodoligotrophos defluvii genomic region, the following are encoded:
- a CDS encoding response regulator, which produces MQIVSSDEGKRSPPGPAAQVPFSQLNVPHDVRVLIVEDEWLVSLDLEAAFQQAGYQVVGIATSCDEAIEIAARVRPHVATMDIRLRGARDGVDAANELYRRFGIRCLFASAYSEAATMQRVAARPLGWLQKPFMAAQVVSTLTAALRRLQGH; this is translated from the coding sequence ATGCAGATCGTGTCATCAGACGAGGGCAAGCGAAGTCCCCCGGGGCCGGCGGCTCAGGTTCCGTTCAGCCAGCTGAACGTCCCTCACGACGTCCGGGTGCTGATCGTCGAGGACGAGTGGCTCGTGTCGCTCGACCTGGAAGCGGCGTTCCAGCAGGCAGGCTACCAGGTGGTCGGCATCGCCACCAGCTGTGACGAGGCGATCGAGATCGCGGCCAGGGTGCGGCCGCATGTGGCCACCATGGACATTCGCTTGCGTGGCGCGCGCGACGGCGTCGACGCCGCCAACGAGCTCTACCGGCGCTTCGGCATAAGATGCCTGTTCGCTTCGGCCTATTCTGAAGCGGCCACGATGCAGCGCGTGGCGGCGCGACCGCTTGGCTGGCTGCAGAAGCCGTTCATGGCGGCCCAGGTTGTCTCCACCCTGACCGCGGCTTTGCGCCGGCTCCAGGGTCATTGA
- a CDS encoding DMT family transporter, whose product MPHSPRSRLGLAYLLVTAVGWGLNWPLIKVILRELPPLFARGSSGLAAAVLLALIAVGRGESLKVPPGDWRRLGIASALNVFGWMGFATLSMMSLTVAESALIVYTVPIWATLLAWPLLGTLPSMRGFVALAMAMAGIVVLFSDKGISLGAGKVGGISWALAAAISFALGAVTAKRPIRLPPIALTAWQVGLACVPMTLLGLLIEQPDLTGASLSTWLAVGYMALVPMGLCYLSWFATLRALPPGAAATGTLLVPIIGIISAALLIGEPLGAREIIALILTLAGVALAVIRS is encoded by the coding sequence ATGCCCCACTCGCCCCGTTCCCGTCTCGGCCTCGCCTATCTGCTTGTCACCGCGGTGGGGTGGGGACTCAACTGGCCGCTGATCAAGGTGATCCTGCGGGAGCTGCCACCGCTGTTCGCGCGCGGCAGCAGCGGCCTCGCGGCGGCCGTTCTCCTCGCGCTCATCGCGGTTGGCCGCGGCGAAAGCCTCAAGGTTCCGCCTGGCGACTGGCGGCGCTTGGGCATAGCCTCCGCGCTCAACGTGTTCGGCTGGATGGGCTTTGCCACACTCTCGATGATGTCGCTGACCGTCGCCGAATCTGCGCTGATCGTCTATACCGTGCCCATCTGGGCGACGCTGCTCGCCTGGCCACTGCTCGGCACCTTGCCGAGCATGCGCGGGTTCGTTGCGCTGGCGATGGCCATGGCCGGCATTGTCGTGCTCTTCTCGGACAAGGGCATCTCCTTGGGTGCCGGCAAGGTGGGCGGCATCTCGTGGGCGCTGGCGGCCGCAATTTCCTTCGCCCTGGGGGCGGTCACGGCCAAGCGGCCCATTCGTCTGCCGCCTATCGCGCTCACGGCTTGGCAGGTGGGGCTCGCCTGCGTGCCGATGACCCTGCTGGGCTTGCTCATCGAGCAGCCCGATCTCACCGGGGCCAGCCTCTCGACGTGGCTGGCGGTCGGCTACATGGCGCTGGTTCCGATGGGGCTTTGCTACCTGAGCTGGTTCGCCACCTTGCGGGCCTTGCCGCCGGGCGCCGCCGCCACCGGCACGCTGCTGGTGCCCATCATCGGGATCATCTCGGCCGCGTTGCTGATCGGCGAACCTCTGGGCGCGCGCGAGATAATCGCGCTGATCCTCACCCTCGCGGGCGTGGCCCTCGCCGTGATCCGCTCATGA
- a CDS encoding TRAP transporter large permease, whose product MLGNASLLLAVLIGLSIPIAAALMMAALTLGYAYSPLPLYYAASEILWKVSNEFTLTSVPLFVLLGEILLRAGVAERMYGAVALWLNRLPGGLLHANIGASALFSATSGSSVATAATIGTVALPEILKRGYNERLFLGSLAAGGTLGILIPPSIHLIIYGMITNTSIPKLYLAGMVPGLVLALLFSLIVVIVCAIRPGYDGKPVTATWRQRFASLIDLVPVLLLFLVVVGSIYAGIATPTEAASLGLVFAVVLAWWNGRLSMALLHDAFLGAMKATAMIMLIVLASYFLNFVLSAIGLSQQLTGFVTGLGLSPAATMLVIIGFFVLLGCFLETLSMLVTMTPLVVPIVVSLGYDPLWFGIVMILLLEVALITPPVGINLYVVQAIRKQGSIQDVMAGSLVFVLSMFALIGLLLAFPEIALWLPAQVRS is encoded by the coding sequence ATGCTGGGCAATGCCTCGCTGCTGCTGGCCGTGCTCATCGGCTTGAGCATTCCCATCGCGGCGGCGCTGATGATGGCGGCGCTCACGCTCGGCTATGCCTACTCGCCGCTGCCCCTCTATTATGCGGCCTCGGAAATCCTGTGGAAGGTCTCGAACGAATTCACCCTGACCAGCGTGCCGCTCTTCGTGCTGCTGGGCGAGATCCTGCTGCGTGCCGGCGTCGCGGAACGAATGTATGGCGCGGTTGCCCTGTGGCTCAACCGCCTGCCGGGCGGGCTGCTGCATGCCAATATCGGCGCGAGCGCCTTGTTCTCGGCGACATCCGGCTCCAGCGTGGCGACCGCGGCGACCATCGGCACCGTGGCGCTGCCGGAAATCCTCAAGCGCGGCTATAACGAGCGGCTGTTCCTGGGCAGCCTCGCGGCCGGCGGCACGCTGGGCATTCTCATTCCCCCATCGATCCATCTCATCATCTATGGGATGATCACCAACACCTCGATCCCCAAGCTCTATCTCGCGGGGATGGTGCCGGGGCTGGTGCTGGCGCTGCTGTTCTCGCTGATCGTGGTAATCGTCTGCGCGATCAGGCCCGGCTATGACGGCAAGCCCGTCACCGCCACGTGGCGACAGAGATTTGCCAGCCTGATCGACCTGGTGCCGGTGCTATTGCTGTTCCTGGTGGTGGTCGGCTCCATTTACGCCGGCATCGCCACGCCGACCGAGGCGGCTTCCCTGGGGCTGGTCTTCGCCGTTGTCCTTGCCTGGTGGAACGGCAGGCTGAGCATGGCGCTGCTGCATGACGCCTTTCTCGGGGCGATGAAGGCCACGGCCATGATCATGCTGATCGTGCTCGCCTCCTATTTCCTCAATTTCGTGCTCTCGGCGATCGGGCTCTCGCAGCAGCTGACGGGGTTCGTTACGGGGTTGGGCTTGTCGCCGGCCGCGACCATGCTGGTGATCATCGGGTTCTTCGTGCTGCTCGGCTGCTTCCTCGAGACGCTCTCAATGCTGGTGACCATGACCCCGCTGGTGGTGCCGATCGTGGTGAGCCTCGGCTATGACCCGCTATGGTTCGGCATCGTGATGATCCTGCTCCTGGAGGTGGCGCTGATCACACCGCCGGTCGGCATCAACCTCTATGTGGTGCAGGCGATCCGCAAGCAGGGCAGCATTCAAGACGTCATGGCCGGCTCCCTCGTGTTCGTTCTCAGCATGTTCGCGCTGATCGGGCTGCTGCTGGCGTTTCCCGAGATCGCGCTGTGGCTGCCGGCGCAGGTCAGAAGCTAG